CTTGCCGCCAGTGACCTGCGTCTTGCGGACGATCTTTCCGAGTCGGCTGGATGCCGAGTCGGCGTCGATGGGCGTCAGTGCGAGACGGCCACCCTCGTCGGGGAAGACACGGTAGTATTCGTCACGCTCGGTGAACGCCAGGATGTCGAACATCCCGATGGGACGGCGAACGTCGGATGCCGCGTCGCCGTTGACCAGAACACTCTGGTTGTTGAGGGCGTACTTGGCTTCCTTCTTCGAGTCCACGTAGCCGAGCACGTCGCGCAGGACGATGAGCAGGGGAACCCCTGCCTTGCCGTGCGGACCGGCACCGGCTTTGACCGTGAACGTGCCTGTCTTGCGCTCGACCGGCCAGGACTTCGGTACGGACAGTCGCTTCTGGTGTCGAGTCATTCGTTATCCTCCTTGAGT
The genomic region above belongs to Haloferax marinisediminis and contains:
- a CDS encoding 30S ribosomal protein S4e, which encodes MTRHQKRLSVPKSWPVERKTGTFTVKAGAGPHGKAGVPLLIVLRDVLGYVDSKKEAKYALNNQSVLVNGDAASDVRRPIGMFDILAFTERDEYYRVFPDEGGRLALTPIDADSASSRLGKIVRKTQVTGGKFQLTLHDGSNLVVDDASEYSNKDSIVVDNETKDVVVHFPYEEGALVTAVAGSHAGEIGEVTEIITTKGSGNNSVVVETEDGAFETIEQYVVVIDENFTGDDE